The DNA region cctttttttttttgttaaaatacataataaagcttttttttttaaacatcacaagggtgctggagcctatcccaactagctatgggcagtaggcagggtaaaaaaaggaaccaaatatatacagcagacgGCATGTGTTGCAaacatttttcagcacaattgcTGAACCCAAAAACGATTCTTAaaattaagaaaacaaaacacaggATATATTTAACTTACATATATTTATCTTTATTGACTTTATCAAATGGGGTGACTTAAATCctcaaattgaataaataagccCAAAAAATCTGAAAAAGTATTACAAAAGTTAGCAAAAAAACTTCCCCGTtcaaaatggcagccaatgagttaataacccGTCATTTTTGAAGCGGCTTTGTTATTTGTGTCCGTTGAGTACATTGTActgtagttagcatgattatgtCCATGGTCTTTTGTGGCTAAAGAGAATGCGTCCACGTGACGACGACCTCCTTGGCGGCGGTGCCGTCGCTTAGCCGGAATGGCTGGTAAAAAGCCACGGCTCTCATGGTGCATGCCGCCGTCTTCGCCGTGCAAAAGTAGAGCCAGACGCTCAACGTCAGGCCCGCCACGCGCTCCTTCTTCCACGTTTCCGGGACTTTAGCGGTGACGCGCAGCGGTTCGGACATGTCCACGATGGCGCCCATGGACGGCTGAGAGTCCGGAAGCCACTCGTCATCTTGGGAAAGAAATGAAATGGATTTTGTTGGAGAGTATGTGTGATTTGAAATgtgtttatcacaagtagacatCTAACTACCTTCGGCGGAGACAGTCCAGCAGCTGGGTGCCTCGTCAGTGAGTTTGGCTCCTTCGGGAAGCGACAACGCCACCGACATGACAACGGTCTGCCCGGCGCAAACCGCCACTGGCGGCATGTCTATCCTGACGGCGCCTGCCGGCATCTTGGGGGCTTTGGGGCGACCGGCGGCTTTAACGGCCGGCGCGTCGGTGCAGTCCGAGGAAATGAGAAACTACGGAGATCATTAGAAGTGAACGTCGGGGAGGAAGCGAAAGAAACGCAAAGCGTGCTAGCTTACCCGCGAAACAGTTTCTGATCGGAGGTCCAGAACTTTGATCTGGTGGTTGTTGGTGTCAGCCAAGTAGAGAAGGTCGCCGCCGGCACCCACGCAAATTCCCCCGGGTTCGTTGAAGCGGGACGCCAGGAAAGCCGGACCCGCCGCGTCGCCCGCTTTCCCCGTGCCGGCTAGAGTGCGGCACTGTTTGGTCTTGGGGTCCACCACTTTAATCTAAAGGAGAGGAGGGCACACAACTAATTGATTattaaattaccgtattggcccgaatataagactgtgttttttgcattgaaataagactgaaaaagagggggtcgtcttatattcgcagtctagacattacacccattcacgatgctagatggcgccagatatcattgaagcgatgttctgttgtgacagatctcagctactagtttaaccagttggcattattttattgcaatgtttttccttattcagatttgtttcaagactacaattacagttagactttaatttgattgttaatgcagttattgcaattttgttgtttcatcacaatagattggttgatttacatttcaaaaaccagaagccattcatttacgaatgtaccctactttctggactataagccgccacccaccaaatttgacacaaaaaaggcatttgttcatagataagctgcactggactataagccgcagctgtgctcactgtattatgggatatttacatcaaaagatattaaccggaaacactttttttgacagcggcatcataagactgtcataaaaccgaaTGAATCattatgaagctttgaaccaattggctgcaaagcttcattaatTCAAGAAGCGTCATTTTGCCATCACTTCCCGCATGGGGGAGACagtgaacctctgctgccacctgctgtcaacactgttgtcatccaacatgcctcctagcatgcattgcagctctacagatgtaaataacattcaaaattcatgttctgtgctaataatttcttcagttactgttccagttgtttcattaattgctagttagctactttatttgactgcggcactataagactgtcataagactatcataatgatgacatgacactgccatgagcattaatgaatgcttatgagaggtgtcaaattatctcacttttgactgcatgtaaaagatccaagctggacatagagttggtgaaataatttgccggatgacatttagtgacatctgtcataagcattcattgatgctcataatagtgtcatgtcataattagggctgtcttctggcagtcttatgacgccgctgtcaaataaagtgttagctattaacccaaataaatcaacatataagccgcactggactataagccgcaggattcaaaatgagggaaaaaagtagcggcctatagtccgaaaattacggtagttcacatatttaaatggtcagatattaagatttgaatgaggcaaaataacatgctttttctctcaaatatattgttataatcatttgttacggatgtactgtcattttctgtataaaaactaatttggtgttcaaaaagtctttttttcaaaattgagtcttgaaaaaggggggggtcgtcttatattcgggccaatacagtactgtattttccacactaaaagccttcaattttttcAAAGcgccttatacagtggtacctacaTACAAAGTTCATTTGTTTCAGGatgttgtttgtaagtcgaaatgttcatatgtcgagcaggattttcccatcagAATACATTATAACTCCATTCCATAGCcccaaaacctacactaaatccttaataaatactgctggtattgttacaaatggcaattacacgtagcaaaataaatgaattcttaataaaaatcggaataataatacagtatactAATAATTCCTGTGAAGGGAATAGCATCTTTTCTcccatttactgtttgactgtttgtattacactAACACACTTATCATAATCAAGGAATAGTATTTTttcctcatatttactgtattatatactgtatgtactgtattacTCTTAACACACCAAATATAAACTAAATAGCAtttatcgtattggcccgaatacaagatggtgttttttttgcatctaaataagactgaaaaagagggggtcgtcttatattcgcggtctagacattatactcattcacgccgctagatggcgccagatatgattgaagcgatgttctgtcatgacagatctcagctactctcaagtttaaccagtttgcattattttattgcaatgttttgccttattcagatttgtttcaagactacagttacagttagacttcactttgatggttaatgcagttattgcaattttgttgtttgatcACAatcgattggtttatttacatttcaaaaaccaggagCCATTTATTTaccaatgtgattgcactttagtttacatgttcggatatcaagatttgaatgaggcaaaataacatgctttttctctcaaaaatattgttataatcatttgtttcagatgtactgtaattattttctttataaaaaacaatttggtgtttaaaaagtcttttttcaaacttgagtcttgaaaaagagggggtcgtcttataatcagcagtgttgtcacagttactgattacacctagaAAAAGTAATGTACTTTACCGATTACTCTATGATCAAAGtacctaagttactttaaaagtaacttatcagttactttttaccaatttttctccttttgctgcctcaacataaaaatgacaacaaaaaaattcatcacatggaattgaatttttcacataatggACTGTCTTTCATTCAATATTGCTTCCATACAGGAGCACTCAGATGTCTGGCATGGATTAAGAATAGCCGTGCTCTGCTTTGGCCTACATCagcctgtaagttgtttcagctaatacatgtttgtgtatgcatttttaaTTACGTTTAGAGCCAcaatttgtggagttacgtctgagcgatttgctatgagaattgtaaatacgttagcattcgtagcatttacgctagcggacctttgtgaagcaaattaggctaatttaatctactaaatttacatattgatcggacgagatggacatttgaacaccaattgttttttgtcgagtgttttattgttaaaatgtgtgccgttttgaacaaaaagtgtacatgtatgtgtgtttacagctttacaaaatgtcaaaagtgaaggaagtaaaaagcttcaaaaagcacaattgccttgttttctATCTGTAAAACTGAACTTCACGTTTAGCGAGGACAGAACACATATCAATAAAGTAAAAACTAAGATGCTGTGACGTACCATAACGTACTGTTTACACGACGAAAAAAACGACTGAAGACAAAatagcggacgagactccggcgtcgtgaaATCAAAAATGCATAAGTTGAGTACGTCGTCGACTACCTATAAACAGTAAATAACCTGATTTATGTTTAATCTGATCAGTCGACTATCAGTCAGGTGGAACCCTGAAAGCGGGCACGGTGACCCCTCACCTTGTGGTTGTAGGAGTCGGCCACGTAGAGCAAACTGGACTTGggggaccaggccacgcccaacGGATGCTGCAGTTTGGCGTCCACGCCTTTGCCGTCCACGTCCCCGAAAGCAAAGAGATTCTGCGTTCAAAAAAGCAGCACACAAAATGCGGCGGCGCACTCAAATGACAGACATTCAGCATGGAATCTTTTTGCTCGTTAAAAGCATAAATTTTGCTCGGGTGTTAACTTAGCATTGACATTCAGACCCACCGTGGGGTCTCTCTCGCCGCCCACTAGCGACTTGACGGCGCCGTCCCGGAGCGACAAGGTGCGCACGGTGCTGCTTTCGCTGTCGGCCACGAAAAGGCAGCCCCAAGGCTCCTCGGGGGCAACGGCCAAGCCCGAGGGCTGGGCGAAGCCCGCCTTGTGCGGGTAGGAGTTGTTGCGGTTCTCCTCATTGCCGCTGCCGGCCCATCGCACGCACGTGCCTGCCTTGGATTCGCTGTGGACGGGTGACATTTTCACAAATCCAATCTTGGGTTGGGGGAACGCCAATTTCTTTCTATCTCACCTTCCTTTGGGGAGTTTGCCATCTGCTAGGAACAAAGCCCAAATTTGATGGCTTCCCGCCATAGCCACCCAAAGCACGTTGTCGTCCACGCCACCTACAAACACATAAAACGGGGACACGCATGGGTCTAGTgcagcagctatcgattatttttgtagtcaattgatctatcaactagttagttcaaataatcaatagcaaaattccgctagcttaaatgctataaaatgctaacgtttattttttacaatgctcttaacaaatcagtTAAACACATATTGCATCTGCAtattacctataaactaaactacaaatgcattaaaaaaatattagctcaaacaaaaacttagcttatgttggcccTTAaccgggagcagctggattcagccatgttaaatgagtcatgtcatattcactgctgccactagagcgcagtgtatccacccaaaatcaataaactaaatgcaaacactttcaaaacaaaccattaaaatgtgactataattaaacgaataccgtaattttcggactataaggtgcacctgactataagccaccacataccaaatttgaaacaaaaacagcatttattcatataacaaacagcactggactataagccacagctgtccttactgtattatgggatatttacagctAAATATATTAactgataacactttatttgacagaggcatcattagactgtcataaaactaaAAGAATCACCATAAAGCTTTAAAccatttggctgcaaagcttcatttggccatcactgctcccttgggggagacaatcaaccgctgttgccacctgctgtcaacacatttgtcatccaacatgcccccTAAGATGCATTGCAACACTACAGATATAAAAaacaatccaaattcatgttctgggGTTATaacttcttcagttgctgttccagttgtttcattaattgccagttatggtatttggttacattttacttgacagtggcaccataagactgtcgtaagaccattataattatgacactgccatgagcattcataaatgcttatgacagatgtcattttgtgtcatccggcaaattatctcacttttgaatggatgtaaaagattcgaGCGTGACATAAATAgagtaagtgacataatttgctggacgacacttaatgacaactgtcataagcatttatttgtgcccatgatagtgtcatgtcataattatcacgGGCTTATAGCAGTgtaatgacaccactgtcaaataaagttttggcTATTAACCTAaagaaatcaacaaataagctgcactggactataaggtgcagcaatcaaaatgagagaaaaaagtagcgccttatagtccgaaaatttggGTACTCGAAGCTGCAAAATttgattagaagttttttttttctaattgaattactcgagctactcgattaatcgttgcagcagtaCATGAGTCGGAATCCATTTTGAGCTCCAAGTCTGCGCCATATTAAAGGTTTGAGAatataattaagtttgatactcACCAGCGGACCCGAGCGCCACGTCCCAGGGTGAGCTAATGGGCTGCTGGGT from Corythoichthys intestinalis isolate RoL2023-P3 chromosome 21, ASM3026506v1, whole genome shotgun sequence includes:
- the nhlrc2 gene encoding NHL repeat-containing protein 2 isoform X2; amino-acid sequence: MASGCSLSTLFPLQSVLDVSLDEAATRESMEALVFEYLKDMDEREELKLPDFETGLEWLNTEGPLSFSKELCGKVVVLDFFTYCCINCMHILPDLHHLEQKHSVQDGLVIVGVHSAKFPNEKVSDNVRSAVLRYDIRHPVVNDGEALLWNRLEVSCWPTLVLVGPRGNLLFSLVGEGHRDRLTLLADVSLRHYREKGLLREHPVGVKLYQDSQPSAVLSFPGKVCADGDRLVIADTGHHRILVVSATSGQLLHVIGGPDSGRRNGVFSEASFNSPQGVAAKGDTLYVADTENHLIRKIDLASRQVSTLAGVGVQGTDKEGGAEGTQQPISSPWDVALGSAGGVDDNVLWVAMAGSHQIWALFLADGKLPKGSESKAGTCVRWAGSGNEENRNNSYPHKAGFAQPSGLAVAPEEPWGCLFVADSESSTVRTLSLRDGAVKSLVGGERDPTNLFAFGDVDGKGVDAKLQHPLGVAWSPKSSLLYVADSYNHKIKVVDPKTKQCRTLAGTGKAGDAAGPAFLASRFNEPGGICVGAGGDLLYLADTNNHQIKVLDLRSETVSRFLISSDCTDAPAVKAAGRPKAPKMPAGAVRIDMPPVAVCAGQTVVMSVALSLPEGAKLTDEAPSCWTVSAEDDEWLPDSQPSMGAIVDMSEPLRVTAKVPETWKKERVAGLTLSVWLYFCTAKTAACTMRAVAFYQPFRLSDGTAAKEVVVTWTHSL
- the nhlrc2 gene encoding NHL repeat-containing protein 2 isoform X3, whose translation is MTSWRHIVHCVLDVSLDEAATRESMEALVFEYLKDMDEREELKLPDFETGLEWLNTEGPLSFSKELCGKVVVLDFFTYCCINCMHILPDLHHLEQKHSVQDGLVIVGVHSAKFPNEKVSDNVRSAVLRYDIRHPVVNDGEALLWNRLEVSCWPTLVLVGPRGNLLFSLVGEGHRDRLTLLADVSLRHYREKGLLREHPVGVKLYQDSQPSAVLSFPGKVCADGDRLVIADTGHHRILVVSATSGQLLHVIGGPDSGRRNGVFSEASFNSPQGVAAKGDTLYVADTENHLIRKIDLASRQVSTLAGVGVQGTDKEGGAEGTQQPISSPWDVALGSAGGVDDNVLWVAMAGSHQIWALFLADGKLPKGSESKAGTCVRWAGSGNEENRNNSYPHKAGFAQPSGLAVAPEEPWGCLFVADSESSTVRTLSLRDGAVKSLVGGERDPTNLFAFGDVDGKGVDAKLQHPLGVAWSPKSSLLYVADSYNHKIKVVDPKTKQCRTLAGTGKAGDAAGPAFLASRFNEPGGICVGAGGDLLYLADTNNHQIKVLDLRSETVSRFLISSDCTDAPAVKAAGRPKAPKMPAGAVRIDMPPVAVCAGQTVVMSVALSLPEGAKLTDEAPSCWTVSAEDDEWLPDSQPSMGAIVDMSEPLRVTAKVPETWKKERVAGLTLSVWLYFCTAKTAACTMRAVAFYQPFRLSDGTAAKEVVVTWTHSL
- the nhlrc2 gene encoding NHL repeat-containing protein 2 isoform X4, which codes for MEALVFEYLKDMDEREELKLPDFETGLEWLNTEGPLSFSKELCGKVVVLDFFTYCCINCMHILPDLHHLEQKHSVQDGLVIVGVHSAKFPNEKVSDNVRSAVLRYDIRHPVVNDGEALLWNRLEVSCWPTLVLVGPRGNLLFSLVGEGHRDRLTLLADVSLRHYREKGLLREHPVGVKLYQDSQPSAVLSFPGKVCADGDRLVIADTGHHRILVVSATSGQLLHVIGGPDSGRRNGVFSEASFNSPQGVAAKGDTLYVADTENHLIRKIDLASRQVSTLAGVGVQGTDKEGGAEGTQQPISSPWDVALGSAGGVDDNVLWVAMAGSHQIWALFLADGKLPKGSESKAGTCVRWAGSGNEENRNNSYPHKAGFAQPSGLAVAPEEPWGCLFVADSESSTVRTLSLRDGAVKSLVGGERDPTNLFAFGDVDGKGVDAKLQHPLGVAWSPKSSLLYVADSYNHKIKVVDPKTKQCRTLAGTGKAGDAAGPAFLASRFNEPGGICVGAGGDLLYLADTNNHQIKVLDLRSETVSRFLISSDCTDAPAVKAAGRPKAPKMPAGAVRIDMPPVAVCAGQTVVMSVALSLPEGAKLTDEAPSCWTVSAEDDEWLPDSQPSMGAIVDMSEPLRVTAKVPETWKKERVAGLTLSVWLYFCTAKTAACTMRAVAFYQPFRLSDGTAAKEVVVTWTHSL
- the nhlrc2 gene encoding NHL repeat-containing protein 2 isoform X1, which encodes MCINIPVNITLIKMYIVNLILKIVVESIKNRRVVNRRNQVDVAYRHPVGLNNELDEAATRESMEALVFEYLKDMDEREELKLPDFETGLEWLNTEGPLSFSKELCGKVVVLDFFTYCCINCMHILPDLHHLEQKHSVQDGLVIVGVHSAKFPNEKVSDNVRSAVLRYDIRHPVVNDGEALLWNRLEVSCWPTLVLVGPRGNLLFSLVGEGHRDRLTLLADVSLRHYREKGLLREHPVGVKLYQDSQPSAVLSFPGKVCADGDRLVIADTGHHRILVVSATSGQLLHVIGGPDSGRRNGVFSEASFNSPQGVAAKGDTLYVADTENHLIRKIDLASRQVSTLAGVGVQGTDKEGGAEGTQQPISSPWDVALGSAGGVDDNVLWVAMAGSHQIWALFLADGKLPKGSESKAGTCVRWAGSGNEENRNNSYPHKAGFAQPSGLAVAPEEPWGCLFVADSESSTVRTLSLRDGAVKSLVGGERDPTNLFAFGDVDGKGVDAKLQHPLGVAWSPKSSLLYVADSYNHKIKVVDPKTKQCRTLAGTGKAGDAAGPAFLASRFNEPGGICVGAGGDLLYLADTNNHQIKVLDLRSETVSRFLISSDCTDAPAVKAAGRPKAPKMPAGAVRIDMPPVAVCAGQTVVMSVALSLPEGAKLTDEAPSCWTVSAEDDEWLPDSQPSMGAIVDMSEPLRVTAKVPETWKKERVAGLTLSVWLYFCTAKTAACTMRAVAFYQPFRLSDGTAAKEVVVTWTHSL